AGTGGGACTAACACACTCAGAGTGTACTATTGAGAGTACTCCCCTTTCACAGCTCTGCACAAAATCCTGCGGGCCTGCTGTTGACCTGCTCCGctgaaggatataccggagcacagcagtagaagcatagactcagccgctgtgcacctggtatatccttccgcagcgcactatgcttgtgcagatctgtgtgtatcaaaacgctattttaagggattgaaaagaaaacacgtcttttaaaaagttttataaccattcggatttacttcgcgtgctaatacgccgtcccctggaccactggaaggagtattttgtccactttctcagtctggctctgtctcctcttcacctgttgtagttgagctaagctaactacgatgctaacagctgttagccagccGCTGGActaacggacacaaaaaaggtaattatgagcttatctcactttgtaaatgatcgggataggccgtgggtccaaaatcttcggagtattcttttaaatcagctttattcactaatgtttgcagtgttttagtaAGATCGGTTATTATAGCACATtacagagcagagctgagtgATGCAGCAGTGGAAACTATTTAACTTATCGGTGAAGTGGCTTTACCATGAAATCATATTCTGAAGATGAGTGCTACTCAATGTTGTGAAGAGAGGACATAtctctgtatttaaaaaaaaaagtggtctcATTTATACAGCATGATTTTCAAATTGCACTcgtttttttgaaaatttttaaCTTGTTCAagttttgtaaaaaaacaaaggagaaaagtTTAATAGAATATAATGCAAATGTTGGTTAATTTATTCATATCTGTATGACTTTATGTGAATATAGAGTTGTCCAAAATGTGCTTTCATGGATTATGATGTTACCATTTTATTGTTGTGGCCCACTTGAGAATAAATTTGGGTGGAAATTAGACTGAAACCCCTGTTATAGGTCAACCGGGAATGGCCCAATACTGGCAAGGCGATAAGGTGCACAGCCATCGATGAAACAATTTGACAGTAAATCAGTGAAGCACACGTGACATATATTGAGACAAAGACATAAGTCCAGTTTTTCAGCACAGGAGAAAAAGTGACTATTATTAGCCACAGATCAAGTTGCAATGATAAGTGTCAGTGTCCATCTATGAAATCATCAACCGTCTAGTATAGATCataaaacacccaaaacacgctttgatttatttacatttatttcatggTAGTCAGTAATATGGACATGTCAATGTATGCTCCCATAGATTTGAGGTTTAGCCAGTGTCAGATGTTAGCGGTCATTCGTTATTTTCTAACCGTGCTCATGCTAATGTCTTGAAAGCAGTCGTGGCTGAGTAGTTTCTCCTTTTCCTGCAAAGCTTGCAGCGTTCCCAGTCACTTTAACAGACTAATGTGAATTCTGGTGttgctgtgtgattttttttgtttaatcaaaTGACAGCTGGAATTAATGGAGAACTGGGAAAGTACTTCCTTCTTTAGCCATGCTAAGAAAGAAGGAACGACATGGCTCTTGGGATGGTAACATTTATCCCTTTGTGGTATGCGACTCCTTCGAAATATCTCAACCGCCAGATGGACTGTGACGTTCACTTTGGATAACGTTTCTCAGATCATCCATATGTggaaaaagagctgaaaaaccTAAAAGTGGAAGCTGAAAACAACTTGTGCCTATGACCTTTAACCCCTTTTGGCTCCATAAGTAAGAGTTATTAACAGGGAAAAAGAAGGATTTAGGTAAAAGTTCATGTGTGGTGGTTGGGGTGGCTGGATGGACCATGCGCAGgattttgcttttgaaaatgaAGTTTTAGTCCAATGTGATTTGTTTGTATATTGTGTTGCAACAGATCATGAATACTGGCATAAATTATAGTGAAAATACGTTTTCtcaaaaactgttttgtctTCTTACAGTTATTGTTTTAACCATTGTGAGTCTGTGTACAGATGATTTTCTTCCCATATCGTCGAACAAAAGCTTTTGTCAGTGTGACCAAACACATGCATGTAAGCAGTAATGGGAATAATGCAACAGTCAGGCATTGGAGTGTCCAAAAAAATTTTCATTGCACAGAATGTTTCATCATCCATTATAACTTTATTTATGAACAGTCACAGATAAGACATATATAGCACAAAGATTTTACTTATGAAATAGTTTTCCATCCATCATAATACATTGTAGTATGCAAATATTTCCAGTTAATTTGTTTCACAATATTGAGAACCCTGGACAAGTTACGACAAACATTCAGTTACAGGGGAACACGTGATGAAAAGAGTTACAGTTACTCTTCTCACCCATGCAGCAGAAAATCACTACGGTCTACTACTAATGTTCATGCTAGCGTAAACTCCCCATTTGAAGTAAACTAACATTTTCAGAGTGCAGTGATGATGTTCATGCAGCAAAGCCAGATGTTACCACTGAGATTCAACTGGGATGCGCACAGCTTTTAGAACAACTCACTCGCTTAAAGCCAAGGTAGAGCGACCAGCTGTCGGACACTGTATGAACGTGATAGTGACTGAATTTAATGGGCACTTCACTGCATCGCCAGCCCGCGCGCCAGTATGACGGGAATCAACCATGTTCCTGCAGCATGATCAAACTGTAACAAAAATATACATGCATGTGATGGCTCAGTTTATGTAGTTCAgggaaaaataaacataattcACATGAGCTTCACTGCACTGGACCAGCGGGCTTCCTGTTATGTCTTGAACTGCGTTGCAGCAAATGTACATAAGAatgtgtgaaacattttaatacTGACGGGCCATTACAGCTTCTTATCAATTATTCAGCAATGAAGTTTGGTCTTTCATTAAAGACTTTAGTAAATAACATTGTCTGAACGGTAAATAAGTGATTGTTGTGTGGAGGTAGATGTAGATTGTTTTATATTCTGTCCATATAATCTTAGAAAGCAGATTACATCTACAGTCTTTGTATATGGAGATACTGAACATTCAGTTTGGTCGTATCAACCCCtctcatttagaaaaaaatacatgacaGCGAagagtaaataaagaaatggtAAATACTAAAGTATTCACAGTAGGAATTACCAGAAAAGTAAATCATCCCACATAGACTCGTATAAGTCAATTTCCAAACCAATTTATTTCCTAATCTACAAGCAATGGACATGCAGCGTGTCCCCTCACACCAGCTGTCAGTCTCTGGCACCTGCTccaagtcctcctcctcttccttcccgTCTAGGCGCCACCAGTTAACACCTTCCTGTTGTCAGCACAGCCCaagcttttcttctctttggtCTCCTGAGCAGCGTTGCCGTGTTTCTGACACAGATCCTGCATCAGTTTGGACTTGAGAAACCGCCTGTAGGAGTCTTTCTCCATCAAGGTGTAGATGGCCTTTTGAGCTTTGTCGAAACAAGCAGGGCATGGATTCTCCACGTTCTGCCTGGTTTCCTCCCTGGTCTCACCATCCAAGTTTAccttacaggggaaaaaaaagcaggaaagtTTGGAACCAAATCAAATGACATTTTCCAGATATACATAGAACTGATAGAGATCTTGATGTATGGTTAAATCTACAATACTTTATATATCAAGCAAGTTGATTCAATTCCTTTTGGAACAAATACGTTGTACTGACAGTTCATTTACAACACAGTAAATGATAGAATcagtaactgacaggttagtaaTCACTTACATCATGAAAAAGATCAGTTACACTGTGATAACCAAGGACAggattgtaaaaataaaatcctggtGTCAAGTGTGTATGGTATATTTGGCAAAGTGTGATTACTTCCTACTGCGCAAGTAGTCTGGAACTTGCACCTGACCTGTGGCAGAATGACTGGTATTCTTGCCTCAGATTGATAGACAACTGTTTGATTTTGATTCTGATTCGGTGTCTTCTTGTCTGGAGTCTGCATGATCTCCTTGTGCATGCTGGGCTTTTATCAGATACCCAAGCCTTCTGCCACAGCCCAAAGTCATGGTTTGTTTAATTTTGaataaatgtgagtgtgtgtttttgttgtttttctctgtctgctaTAGCCATGTATTGCACTGAGGACTTTCTTCTGATAATGAgtataatggatggatggactgatggactaTATTTTAGTTGGAGCAGAACGCCTTGATTAAGGGAACTAATGGAAGTGATTCATGACATTGAAAACAATTGCTTTGCTAATCTTCTGTAACCCTTCAATCCAGCATTATGGCTGCAGGGGCCTGGAGCCCATTTCAGCTGAGGGTCATCAGTCCAATACAGAGGAGACACAGATCGACAGACGATCCCACTAAACCCAATTTAGAACCATCAATCAGTCGAATGCACATTTTGAACTGCGGGATGAAACAGAGGTCTTGACTGAAATGCTGAAACACTTTGGAATGTCTGGAATGAAACTAGTGGTGCAGCAGTGCAGACCCGTACAAATCAATCCAATTCAATTTAAATTCCATTACCACCACATAAAACAGTCATTCGGAgggaaaacccaacagttccagaTGAGAGTGCATGAAAAGATACACTTGCTGCAAATTGGATGTCTCTTTACGTAAGTCTAAAATACTTCTATTAGATTTGAAATGTGATTGGAGGGTCATTGGCTGTGCTCTTCTTCGGTATATCCAGTTACAATCAGCTTCAAgtgtcctcttcctcttcgctGAAGGGCGATACGCATAAATAACACTCATATGTGCTTCCGGTTTTTGACAGTCTTGAGAGAAATGCTATtaatgtgtgtttcctgcaaatgattgatttcattttcatttgtgttgtACCTCATTCGGAGCATCTGCCTTCACATATTGCTGGTAGATCTGCTTTGCTCTGGAGGGCAGCTTGGAAGGCGCAGTCTTTTTGTACTCCTGGCAGGCGATCCAGAAATTGATGTTCTCCTCGCTGAACTCTGACTTCAGGAAGTTGGTGAACACCGTACGGCCACCTGacagaatcacagaaaacatgctCCCGTTCAGCTTTCATTGTACTTCACAGAGCCAAGAAGCCAGGCGTGGTGACTGACGTGAAAACGCCCACCAACAAGGCGTAATCAGTCTAAATCCTGTGTACATAGTTTGACGAGGTCGTGATGAAAAATACAGTACAATCAATGACACCAGAACATTTCCGagtagcagcagctgcacaAATTGCTGCTTTCCTCCATTTTGAAAACCCCACAGGGTTTTACATCAACTCAGAATTGCTTATTTGAGTGCCAGGAAGCAATGAACAACAAATCGTGCAGATACACTTTCTAACATTAGCAATGATGATAGCAAAGTAGCATGGAAGAAGGCACAGACGATGTTTGTGGGAAGATTTGACATTGTTCCATCTGCATAACTTCATTGCACACAATTGAATTTGTACTGCACTTAGTCCAAACCATAAAATTAGCATAAAATCTGGTCGTAATGGCTCCGTCTGGGCCTGTGTCGTCTTGTCATTGATTGAATTACAGGAAGAACAAAGTACAAAGACTTTTCAGCCTCTACAAAACTCAGTCTTATCAAATTTAACAGAAATCATAATTCATGATAAATGGTAGAAGTCGAAAGCTTATTCCTTCGCTGGTCATCGTTgcattttgggggaaaaaatatgCAGGTGTTTTGGTATGAATGGCTGATGTTTCGATAGAAAACACTCCCTAAATGAATGAATCTTAACCCTTTCATGGCGCTTTCAGTATCATCATGATAGTAGCAGCTTGAGCGACGTTTCCTTCACCTAGCTTctctgttcagtgtgtgtgtgtgtgtgtgtgtgtgtgtgtgtgtgtgtgtgtgtgtgtgtgtgtgtgtgtgctgtaacCTGAACCGTCAAGCATGACAGTGGAGGACACGAGAGGGACGGACACGTGGCCGCAGAGGCTCTCAACATGATGTAAAATGATCAAATCAAGAAGCAGATCAAGGTCTTAGTCCTGAAAACTCATCTCTTCTGTCAACTTTATTGTCAAAAGCCGTCTGACCATCAGCCAGCAGAGTTAGAGTATGATTAGGGCTGACACAGCCAAAAACCTGCGTTTTATGTTTTGTGTACTGTTGTAAATTACTTTGGGTACCTTTTGGTTTTTGTAAAATGTTATATGAATAAAACTTAAtttatttgattgattgattgattgattgattgattgattgattttggTTTGAGTTGGAGAAATAATAATGCACGAAAAACGATTTTGCTCGTTTGGGTCTTTTCATAGTGGCTCTCTGAAGCTTTCACTAAATTATACCTAATTAAACGTTTTGTCTTATTTGATTGTATTCACAGACCAGAGCCCTTTTCAGTATGACTTTGGCccttggatttaaaaaaaatgctttaaacaAATGCAGAATAACTAAAATGACTACAATTTCTAAGACGTCAAATGTATACAAGAGGAGGAACAAACCACGATAGTCAGTtacaaaaactgctgaaattgaaatgtttcaaaaatgCTGTACATATGAAACTTTAGAAGATGTGTTGGTCTCATttgcattcagcagctccaggtaaACTTGATTTGCTGTGAAAtcacaaaaatggctcttttggctATAAGGGTTGCAGAGTCGTGTTCTCAGACTTTGAAATTGACACGTGGTGCTCGAGCCAACGTCTAGCATGTTTTTTGATGGATAGCTTTTGAAAAGCACATATCTGAAGCTCGCTTAGTTGTTTAGTTTGCAATTACTGGGcttgtgaatgtgtgaaaacCCCAGAACTGCATTTGCGTTTTTAACATGTAAGGATTATGCATATCTACTTAAGCTATTGAAAAATATCAGTTGGACTAATCATATCTGACTGTTCAAAACATAGTCTGTGTGTGGATTGGTCGTTTTGCAGGGGTCTATTGAATAATTAATAAAAGTATGAGTACATGGATGAGCtcagtatttcactgttgtcTACTGATGGCAACTGTagtactttttgttttaaataataaaattggAATTAGGTCAATTTCTTTTTGCAAATGGGAAGATGAAGTCCCAATGCGGGGGGGCTATGGTGGGGAGACTGtttcaaaacactgcataaGAAGACAGACTGAGAAAAACCACTGGGGTCGTTGTACTGTAAACAAAAGGAGTCTGAACCAATGAGAGCTGAAAGCTGGAGTCAGGAAGGACGATGATGAAGACATGATGATGTTGGAGGTCAATTAAAGGAGGTCATGGAACGGAGCAAGTCGGAACTCAGCTGGTTCCCGTAAGGCCATTGCTCCCCCGCCATTTCTCCACATACAGTTTGATTCTCAGAGGGCTTGcacatatacacaaacacacacatacacactcagcACTGGTCAGGGCGCCCTGAGAGGCCGTTCCGTAGTGCCTTGTGACACGTAGCTAAAAAACGGAGCATGAGAATGTGTGTccatgactctgtgtgtgtgtgtgtgtgtgtgtgtgtgtgtgtgtgtgtgtgtgtgtgtgtgtgtgtgtgtgtgtgtcctcccagTTAGTCCAtcttttaaatgtcactttgacATTATGCGCACAGCACTAACCAGTCCGTCACTAACCAAAAGTCCAACTGTCTGatgtgttgttttcagtcaaatttcCAATTTCGAGCCTTGAAAATGTGACGCTTGGGAACCAGCATCACGTTTTGGGATTGTCAAAAGCCCACTGATGACCATTAGCAAGGAATGAGAAGGTCAGGACCTCGTCTGATTGTATTCCCATGACTGCAACTCCATCAAGTCACACGAGAATCATTAgtttgtggaattttttttttttttttttaattccacagAGGCTTTTCTGATGAGAACTAACCAAGTCAATCAACTCCCGGATAGCTTGTGTCAATATTAATAAGGGTTCAACCAGGGCCTCGTGAGATTTTAACCCTGATTAGCCTTGTGTAACGCCATAATAAATCTTTTAGGTGTGAGACTGTAATACTTACTGTCACTGCTCATCACGTTGCTGAAAGACTCCTTCCATTTCTCCACCTCAGCTGGATTAGGAACCCTgaaatatacatatattataGGTCAcgtatgtatatacatatgaATATAAATACGTTTTATCAGTACATGCTTTTTTAGCAGGTGTGAGATTTTCCATTTTGCAGACAGATACCTTGTGTCTGTGGcattttttgaatttctttttttattttttttggcttgATGTCTGTGTGCCacttgcttgtttgttttcatgttttgctgCTGTATCCACACTATTATTAGCTGTGAGGGATCAATAATGTGCTTAAAAGAAGAAGTATTCACAGTTCTGGcaattttatatttaatcaCTCCCACTTTGTGATTGAGTCAAGTTCTACAAAGGAATTGCTAAATTGCTTTCTCTCCTCTaaccaaaaataaatattcagtCCCTTAGAAGTGCTGCAAATGACCATTAAATTGATTTTTACTGTGAGTTGCAAAAGCTCATCTTCTACTGTAGATCTTCTGAAGATCCCAGTGGGACCTATTGACCAATGATGGATCTAATAACGCTGGTATGAATCATCCGATATTTACAAAGTGAAAACTAAATCATTCTATAACTTATTTATGACCTTGTAAAGCATTCCAAAAAGTTGAAATTATGAGAATAACTAAGAGCTATATGAGGCGATGCTGAACTGTTACAGCAGAAAACCCCTTCATCGATTTTCTATAGTCGCTCCTGCGTGTTATTAAAAAGTAAAGGTCAGGGTTAAGTGCACTTGTGTGAAGAGTGAGAACAGGTTTCCAGGAGGGACACGGCCTGAGGAAAGGCCAGGGCTGAAATAAGTACCACATGAAACATGGTGTACTTTGTGAAAATATACTTTAAAATCATCGTCAGTCATGATGTATTGCTCAGTAATAATGTTCCAAAAGGTTTCCTCCGTACGAGTGTCAACACCTGTAGGATACATGTTAAGGTAAGAAAGGTAATGCAAAGTGTAAACAAACCAAATCAAAAAGGAACTATTTCATCCTCAACTATTCAAAACGCAAATACTCCTTGGTTGTTTTTTGATTTCCATCTGAGAAACCTGCTCAATGTGTGGTTAATAATGGGATAGTTGTGTGTTCAATTATGTTTCATTGTCTCACATACAAGGCGTAACGTACAACATCGTCAGTTCAACAGTCCCACATGAACACTAAACTCAAAGGATGAGAGatatttcagagtttttcttttcaatagaAAAAActagttaaaatgaaaaatatgagCTTTTATGTTCATGAATCTGTATGttggaaaggaaaataaaagaaatacaatGCAACTGAAGTTACTTAGCCCTGTTTTCCAACAGCATCATGCATTTTATTCCGAAAAAAATActccagtgtttcttttttttagatatGATTAGGTGTAATACCACATAAAACAtacaggtttttgtttttttttccggaCCCCCATGCAGGTGGAAGGGACTCAGCACCTTCATCACTGGATGAATCAATTCCCGCCTCAGCTTGACACCATTCATCTTTTTTCT
The window above is part of the Salarias fasciatus chromosome 23, fSalaFa1.1, whole genome shotgun sequence genome. Proteins encoded here:
- the rgs4 gene encoding regulator of G-protein signaling 4; amino-acid sequence: MCKGLATLPASCLKGAKDIKHKISFLLQKPEPQAAHPSAAAKRVPNPAEVEKWKESFSNVMSSDSGRTVFTNFLKSEFSEENINFWIACQEYKKTAPSKLPSRAKQIYQQYVKADAPNEVNLDGETREETRQNVENPCPACFDKAQKAIYTLMEKDSYRRFLKSKLMQDLCQKHGNAAQETKEKKSLGCADNRKVLTGGA